A region of Bradyrhizobium sp. SZCCHNS1050 DNA encodes the following proteins:
- a CDS encoding glycogen/starch/alpha-glucan phosphorylase, producing the protein MTDQPSQRSFVSTGQPVDELAVAEIKSDILAKLRLAIGKEASQATQQDWYHAAALTLRDRIVHRWLTADKESYDAGRKRVYYLSLEFLIGRLFTDALNNMGLMKVFETALGDLGVGLMDLRKCEPDAALGNGGLGRLAACFMESMSTLQIPAIGYGIRYDFGLFRQVIVDGWQHEYPDVWLSFGNPWEFQRPEVVYHVHFGGGVEHIDDKGRARAIWHPGETVQAVAYDTPIVGWRGQHVNALRLWSARSPDPLKLDVFNSGDYLGASAEEARAEAICKFLYPNDESPAGRELRLRQEYFFVSASLQDLVKRHLGSDGQLRSLAQKAAVQLNDTHPSLAVAELMRILVDLHNFRWDEAWKITIATLSYTNHTLLPEALETWPVELFERLLPRHLEIIYRINAQHLALAEQRAPGDIDYRASVSLIDEKSGRRVRMGQLAFVGSHRINGVSAMHSDLMKETVFHDLNHLYPGRITNKTNGITFRRWLTLANPKLTNLLREACGDAVVDDPTLLSSLESYVADAGFHQKFRAVKHHNKVQLARLIGERMNVRLDPGALFDVQIKRIHEYKRQLLNILEAVALYLDIKDDPQANWVPRVKIFAGKAAASYRYAKLIIKLINDVAEVVNNDPAIGGKLKVVFMADYNVSLAETIIPAADLSEQISTAGMEASGTGNMKLALNGALTIGTLDGANIEIRDNVGADNIAIFGMEADEVMLRRKQGLDASDVIHRSPRLARAIDAIASGAFSPDEPGRFEPIAHALRHLDHYMVSADFDSYYEAQRGIDARWQTVPAWTRASILNVARMAWFSSDRTIREYADDIWNVPVGLAMAPVQAQRA; encoded by the coding sequence GTGACAGATCAGCCGTCCCAGCGCAGCTTCGTAAGCACCGGCCAGCCCGTCGACGAATTGGCGGTCGCGGAGATCAAGAGCGACATCCTGGCCAAGCTTCGCCTCGCCATCGGCAAGGAGGCGAGCCAGGCGACGCAGCAGGACTGGTACCACGCCGCGGCGCTGACCTTGCGCGACCGCATCGTGCATCGCTGGCTGACCGCGGACAAGGAGAGCTACGACGCCGGGCGCAAGCGGGTCTATTATCTCAGCCTCGAATTCCTGATCGGCCGTCTGTTCACCGACGCGCTCAACAACATGGGCCTGATGAAGGTGTTCGAGACCGCGCTCGGCGATCTGGGCGTCGGCCTGATGGACCTGCGCAAATGCGAGCCCGATGCCGCGCTCGGCAATGGCGGCCTCGGACGGCTCGCGGCGTGCTTCATGGAGAGCATGTCGACCTTGCAGATCCCTGCGATCGGCTACGGCATCCGCTATGATTTCGGCCTGTTCCGCCAGGTCATCGTCGACGGCTGGCAGCACGAATATCCCGACGTCTGGCTGTCGTTCGGCAATCCCTGGGAGTTCCAGCGCCCCGAGGTGGTCTATCACGTTCATTTCGGCGGCGGCGTCGAGCACATCGACGACAAGGGCCGGGCTCGCGCGATCTGGCATCCAGGCGAGACCGTGCAGGCGGTGGCCTATGACACGCCGATCGTCGGCTGGCGCGGCCAGCACGTGAATGCGCTCAGGCTATGGTCGGCGCGCTCGCCCGATCCGCTGAAGCTCGACGTGTTCAACTCCGGCGACTATCTCGGCGCCTCGGCAGAAGAAGCGCGCGCCGAGGCGATCTGCAAATTCCTGTATCCGAACGACGAGAGCCCGGCGGGACGCGAGCTGCGGCTGCGCCAGGAATATTTCTTCGTCTCGGCTTCGCTGCAAGATCTCGTCAAGCGCCATCTCGGCTCCGACGGCCAGTTGCGCAGCCTGGCGCAGAAGGCCGCGGTGCAGCTCAACGACACGCACCCCTCGCTCGCCGTGGCCGAGCTGATGCGGATCCTGGTCGACCTGCACAATTTCCGCTGGGACGAGGCGTGGAAGATCACCATCGCGACCTTGTCCTATACCAACCACACGCTGCTGCCCGAAGCGCTCGAGACCTGGCCGGTCGAGCTGTTCGAGCGGCTGCTGCCGCGCCATCTCGAGATCATCTATCGCATCAATGCGCAGCATCTCGCGCTCGCCGAGCAGCGCGCACCGGGTGACATCGACTACCGCGCCTCGGTGTCACTGATTGACGAGAAGAGCGGCCGCCGCGTGCGCATGGGCCAGCTCGCCTTCGTCGGCTCGCACCGCATCAACGGCGTCTCGGCGATGCATTCCGACCTGATGAAGGAGACCGTGTTCCACGATCTCAACCATCTCTATCCCGGCCGCATCACCAACAAGACCAACGGCATCACTTTCCGCCGCTGGCTGACCCTCGCCAATCCCAAGCTGACGAACCTCTTGCGCGAGGCCTGCGGCGACGCCGTCGTCGACGATCCGACCTTGCTCTCGAGTCTCGAGAGCTACGTCGCCGACGCCGGCTTCCACCAGAAGTTCCGCGCCGTGAAGCACCACAACAAGGTGCAGCTGGCGCGTCTGATCGGCGAGCGCATGAACGTGCGCCTCGACCCGGGCGCGCTGTTCGACGTGCAGATCAAGCGCATTCACGAATACAAGCGCCAGCTCCTGAACATCCTCGAAGCGGTCGCGCTGTATCTGGACATCAAGGACGACCCGCAAGCTAACTGGGTGCCGCGGGTGAAGATCTTCGCCGGCAAGGCGGCGGCGAGCTACCGCTATGCCAAGCTGATCATCAAGCTGATCAACGACGTCGCGGAGGTCGTCAATAACGATCCCGCGATCGGCGGCAAGCTGAAGGTCGTGTTCATGGCCGACTACAATGTCAGCCTGGCGGAAACGATCATTCCCGCAGCCGACCTGTCCGAGCAGATCTCGACCGCCGGCATGGAGGCGTCCGGCACCGGCAACATGAAGCTGGCGCTGAACGGCGCCCTTACCATCGGCACGCTGGACGGCGCCAATATCGAGATCCGCGACAATGTCGGCGCCGACAACATCGCGATCTTCGGCATGGAGGCCGACGAGGTCATGCTCCGCCGCAAGCAGGGACTGGACGCGTCCGACGTGATCCACCGGTCACCGCGGCTGGCGCGCGCGATCGATGCGATCGCGTCCGGCGCGTTCTCGCCGGACGAACCCGGCCGGTTCGAGCCGATCGCCCATGCGCTGCGCCATCTCGACCACTACATGGTTTCGGCCGATTTCGATTCCTACTACGAGGCCCAGCGCGGCATCGATGCGCGCTGGCAGACCGTGCCGGCCTGGACCCGCGCCTCGATCCTCAACGTCGCGCGCATGGCCTGGTTCTCC